One genomic region from Mesorhizobium terrae encodes:
- a CDS encoding ABC transporter permease, translating to MTSPIAPDAPLAAPVIAKRRAGVLGRLLKRPLAVIGLIIIALTVAGAVFAPWLTAYNPNEQLFDGLTLEGSPLPPNAAFWLGTDLLGRDLLTRILYGARTSLIIGVVANGAALIIGTLVGVTAGYFRGWIGGALMRFTDLMMAFPALLLAICLAAVFQPSLWIVAMVIALVNWVQTARVVFTETSSLAEREFIDAERTIGASTPRILFRHILPHLLPTIIVWGTLGISTTVLLEATLSYLGIGVQPPTASWGNIIFENQTYFQAAPWLVFFPGAAILALALAFNLVGDALRDILDPTQRGRA from the coding sequence TTGACCAGTCCCATCGCGCCTGACGCGCCGCTCGCCGCGCCCGTGATTGCAAAACGTCGCGCCGGCGTGCTCGGCCGGCTGTTGAAGCGGCCGCTCGCCGTCATCGGCCTCATCATCATCGCCCTCACCGTCGCCGGCGCTGTCTTCGCGCCGTGGCTGACCGCCTATAATCCCAACGAACAGCTGTTCGACGGCCTGACGCTGGAAGGCTCACCGCTGCCGCCCAACGCCGCTTTCTGGCTGGGCACGGACCTGCTCGGCCGCGACCTGTTGACCCGTATCCTCTACGGCGCGCGCACCTCGCTCATCATCGGCGTCGTCGCCAATGGCGCGGCCTTGATCATCGGCACGCTGGTCGGGGTTACCGCCGGCTATTTCCGCGGCTGGATCGGCGGCGCGCTGATGCGTTTCACCGACCTGATGATGGCTTTCCCCGCACTTCTGCTCGCCATCTGCCTGGCCGCCGTCTTCCAGCCCAGCCTGTGGATCGTCGCCATGGTGATCGCGCTGGTGAACTGGGTGCAGACGGCGCGTGTCGTCTTCACCGAAACCAGTTCTCTGGCCGAGCGCGAATTCATCGACGCCGAGCGCACCATCGGCGCCAGCACGCCGCGCATCCTGTTCCGCCACATCCTGCCGCATCTTCTGCCCACCATCATCGTCTGGGGCACGCTCGGCATCTCGACCACCGTGCTTCTGGAAGCCACGCTGTCTTATCTCGGCATCGGCGTGCAGCCGCCCACGGCCTCGTGGGGCAACATCATCTTCGAGAACCAGACCTACTTCCAGGCCGCTCCCTGGCTGGTCTTCTTCCCGGGCGCGGCGATCCTGGCGCTGGCGCTCGCTTTCAACCTGGTCGGCGACGCACTGCGCGACATTCTCGACCCCACCCAGAGGGGGCGGGCATGA
- a CDS encoding ANTAR domain-containing response regulator: MKRAARIPILGGAKAFVLHRPHANLTAIMRQLSAIGLAATDCWPELPPEALGADFVFFDVDLGFDEQFPWAPGEAPMPIIALIGSEAPGRIEWALSHNADAQLLKPVGNSGVYSALLIARQSFAARRQLADEIATLQARVAERQTIVRAVAALTSQGIDDERAYAQLRSLAMSWQVTLEEAARRVVAMTEQEGGVDQSHRA; encoded by the coding sequence ATGAAACGCGCCGCCCGCATTCCCATTCTCGGCGGCGCCAAGGCCTTCGTGTTGCATCGGCCGCATGCAAACCTGACCGCCATCATGCGCCAGCTTTCCGCCATCGGCCTGGCCGCCACCGATTGCTGGCCGGAACTGCCGCCGGAGGCGCTCGGCGCCGACTTCGTCTTCTTCGACGTCGACCTCGGTTTCGACGAGCAGTTCCCATGGGCGCCCGGCGAAGCGCCGATGCCGATCATCGCGCTGATCGGCTCCGAAGCGCCGGGCCGCATCGAATGGGCATTGTCGCACAATGCCGACGCCCAGCTTCTGAAGCCCGTCGGCAATTCGGGCGTCTATTCAGCGCTGTTGATCGCGCGCCAGAGTTTCGCCGCGCGGCGCCAGCTCGCCGATGAGATCGCCACGTTGCAAGCCCGCGTCGCCGAGCGCCAGACCATCGTGCGCGCCGTCGCCGCACTGACCAGCCAGGGCATCGACGACGAGCGTGCCTATGCGCAGCTGCGTTCGCTCGCCATGAGCTGGCAGGTTACCCTTGAAGAAGCTGCCCGGCGCGTTGTCGCCATGACCGAACAGGAGGGCGGCGTTGACCAGTCCCATCGCGCCTGA
- a CDS encoding transporter substrate-binding protein, with translation MAKRRVEIGILYSRSGNYRLVSEACHRGAMQAVAAINADPSSPIEFIAIERDPQGNADRYATLAEDILRNSDARHIIGGVTSWSRKEIIPALEKADGILWYACPYEGFEANEHVVYMHACPNQHLVPLLGHVVPLFGANGFLTGSNYIWGWETNRVARDLIADAGGRVLGERYLPLGETDVARLIEEIRATRPNFILNNLIGPSSYAFFQAYAELLRQDDYFTPQHCPIISCNLTECELPAIGAAGNGHLSAGPYFHDASVREPWLMSQGQDAVTRPSSFQASAYASVKVLAAILASENGNGGSDLAAAFTRRSFETPFGAISIDPQTQHATLPVEIGRIAGDGFEKVSTTKAVAPDPYLSRYDRAKVFGGRKLKVVS, from the coding sequence TTGGCGAAGCGCCGCGTCGAGATCGGCATTCTTTATTCCCGTTCCGGGAATTACCGTCTCGTTTCCGAAGCCTGCCATCGCGGCGCGATGCAGGCGGTTGCGGCGATCAATGCCGATCCGTCCTCTCCGATCGAATTCATCGCCATCGAACGCGACCCGCAAGGCAATGCCGACCGCTATGCGACACTGGCCGAAGACATCCTGCGCAACAGCGACGCCCGCCACATCATCGGCGGCGTCACCTCCTGGAGCCGCAAGGAGATCATTCCGGCTCTGGAAAAAGCCGACGGCATACTCTGGTACGCCTGCCCCTATGAAGGGTTCGAGGCCAACGAGCATGTCGTCTACATGCATGCCTGCCCGAACCAGCATCTGGTGCCGCTGCTCGGCCATGTCGTGCCGCTGTTCGGCGCCAACGGCTTCCTGACCGGCTCCAACTACATCTGGGGCTGGGAGACCAACCGGGTCGCGCGTGACCTGATCGCCGATGCCGGCGGTCGCGTTCTGGGCGAACGTTACCTGCCGCTCGGCGAGACCGATGTGGCGCGGCTCATCGAGGAAATCCGCGCGACGCGGCCGAATTTCATCCTCAACAATCTGATCGGCCCTTCCTCCTACGCCTTCTTCCAGGCCTATGCGGAACTGTTGCGGCAGGATGACTATTTCACGCCGCAGCACTGCCCGATCATCTCCTGCAACCTGACCGAATGCGAATTGCCGGCAATCGGCGCGGCCGGCAACGGCCATCTCTCCGCCGGCCCCTATTTCCACGACGCCTCGGTCAGGGAGCCGTGGCTGATGTCGCAGGGACAAGATGCTGTAACACGGCCCTCGTCGTTCCAGGCTTCGGCCTATGCCTCGGTCAAGGTCCTTGCCGCAATCCTGGCGTCCGAGAACGGCAACGGCGGGAGCGACCTGGCCGCCGCCTTCACGCGCCGCAGCTTCGAAACGCCGTTCGGCGCGATCAGCATCGATCCGCAGACCCAGCATGCCACCCTGCCCGTCGAGATCGGCCGCATCGCCGGCGACGGTTTTGAAAAAGTCAGCACCACTAAGGCAGTCGCGCCCGATCCTTACCTGTCGCGTTACGACCGTGCCAAGGTCTTCGGCGGCCGCAAGCTGAAGGTGGTGTCATGA